The Helianthus annuus cultivar XRQ/B chromosome 16, HanXRQr2.0-SUNRISE, whole genome shotgun sequence genome includes a window with the following:
- the LOC118488400 gene encoding 50S ribosomal protein 6, chloroplastic-like: protein MLNIFIRNRITQEVICTKQGRVVKMMSVSAIFGVKLATVSLRQSPTTPTAVVYGNGSSGGLMIECSSRPQKKATAHHRKSRPKKTQPWDKNRGPTVYPPLPELPSEWSFATAEGGPPSPSPSESQ from the coding sequence ATGTTGAATATCTTCATCCGTAACCGGATAACACAGGAAGTCATCTGTACCAAGCAAGGAAGGGTTGTAAAAATGATGTCTGTCTCTGCAATCTTCGGTGTCAAACTCGCCACCGTCTCCCTCCGTCAATCACCCACAACACCCACGGCAGTTGTTTACGGCAATGGAAGCAGTGGAGGGTTAATGATAGAGTGTTCATCGAGGCCCCAGAAGAAGGCGACGGCCCACCACAGGAAAAGCAGACCCAAGAAGACTCAGCCCTGGGATAAGAACCGTGGGCCGACCGTTTACCCACCGCTGCCGGAACTTCCTTCCGAGTGGAGTTTTGCTACTGCAGAGGGTGGTCCACCGTCACCGTCACCGTCTGAGTCTCAGTAG